The window GCCGCCTCCTGGGAGGGCCTGCTGATTCTTCTGCCTGGTCCTGGGGTCCTGGCCTGGGCGCCACCGCTCAGGAACACAGGTGCCTGGGAATCCCAGCTGGGGACTGCCCCAGGCTTCGGGAGGAGGCGTGTAACCGGGACTttcgttttctttctttttctttctttcttttttttttttttttaaagagattgagGCTGTGGGCTTGACCTCCCTCCTTTGAGCCAGGTGGGAGATGCCCCGGATTGCCGGCCCAAACTGGCGGCCCAGGATGCGCAGGAGGCGCCCGGTGACTCCTTCCCCGCGGCGCGCCAAGCGGGCCGAACTCCGCGGCTGAGTCGCGCGGCTCCCGTCACCGCGCGCGGGCTCGGGCTCCGGCCTCGGAGAGCGGTAAACGGAATCGGTTTCCCACGGTTTCCCCCTTCATCCCAGGGCCTTTCAAAAGCCGCTCACGAATTTCGTCGTCCAGTTTGCGCGGATTCTGAGCCTCGCGTTCACCCAGTGCCGCCTGGAAAGGGGACCCTCGCGCTTCCCGCATCCCTGGGCCTCCCGCCCGTGCATACGGGGAGCAACTTCGTTCCCCTGAGCGCCCTGGCCCCGCGACGCAGGCAGAGCTCCGCCCAGTAAAGGTGGCACTGTGGTCGCTCCGGAATGCTGCCCGCGTGGACGCGGCCGCCGCCTTCTCTGCTCCTGGTTTCGGCTGCGGGCGGGCAGAGCCCTGGAAACAACGAAAACGGCGAGCAGCGTTGCTTTCCGGATGTCGGAGTCCCGGAAGCCTCTGGGTGCGAGCCGGTCCTCCGCGTCCCCAGACGCCCCAGAGCCGAGCTCACCGCCGGGCCGCCGGTACCGAAACAGACTCCCGCAGTCGGCTTGCCGGCAATCCACGCCTCGGTTTGCAAAGCCCTCTCCTCCGGACCTTGGTCCCTGCCCTCCCCCTACCCCGACCCCGTTAGTTTGGAAACCAAATTTCTCCTTTGGTCCCGCTGCAGACGTGACCCCGGAGGAGGAGCTGCGGGGAGATGCttctccgagcctcagtttccccacctgtgcaACGGGGCCATATGTTCCTGCGCCCCTCCCAGGGTTGATGTGGGATTGGCGGGGAGAGAGGACCTGGAAAACGCCCGACGGGGCCCAGTTCTGCCCACCCTTTGGGGCCAGGTTTGCGCCGGTGAGGTTCAGCTGTCGTGCACAGACTAGAAGGGGCCCAGGTTGCGCCTAGCGATCGCCGCCCTCCCTCCATCTCCTCCATCTCCCCCCGCCGCCCTCACCCCGGAACTCCCCTCTCCGCGGGCGCAGTGGTGGAGGTGTGAGGGTCCCTCTTGGCGCCCAGGCGTCTCCGCTCAGCCTCTGGCCGGGGTGTTGCTCGCCCTGGGCGACTCTCTCAGGTTCCTTTGAGGCCCCGCGTGCAGAAAGATTTTTAAGGCAACAGGCTCCTACTCTCGGGGTGGTACCACCGGACACCCCAGATCTCGCAAAGGGTGGGTGATGGGACTGCCCCGGAGGGGAcaggattccagctgagctcctAGAAGGGAATTTACCACCGCCCCCTATATGCCGCGGCGGGGGTTGGCCAGCGTGTCTGGGAGGGGTCCTGGGGCATGACCTTGGGTTTAAAGATCAgcctggggacttccttggtggtccagtggttaagcgtTTCCCTAGCAATGCAGGGGCGCAGAGCCGATCCCTGGTCAgcgagctaagatcctacatgccaagaTGCAGggccaaaagattaaaattaaagaaaaaaatatcagccTTAAACTATGAAGCTGAGCCGGTAAGGGAGAGAATTGAGGGACTGAATGCCTTCATTCAGGGGAGGGGCATGGCCTGCCCAAAATGTCCTGGCTGCTCACTGCTTCTCTGGACAAGACCGTCGGAGGGTAAGGGGTGGGGAATCAGGTGGCCAGGGGAGACCAAATGGACACACTTTCCCCAGGTCCCTTTTACCTGCTGCTAAACCAGTCATTGCAGGAAGCTGTCCTGAACaagcaagaaaacagaagagCCCAGGACCGCCCCAGGCAGGGGAAAAAATTACCCCTCGTGCTGCCTGACCCGAAGCTGATGGAATCGGTCGAGGATTCCTGTCCCCTGGGGCAGGGCTGCCTGCTTCTGCCTCAGGCACCCAAAGCCCACAACCCTGGGGCTGCAGGGAGGGAGCGGGCACTTGCGGTTCTTGGCTGTGCTGCCCCTGACAGGACTTATCCACCTCCGAGGCAGTGGAGCTCCCTCCTCCTCCGCCCTCGCACATCCGCAGGAGGTTCCCTAGTGAAGGAAGGACCAGTGGTGGCCAGAGTGGCAGGTCAGGGGACCTCACTGAGGACTGAGGGGCTAGGGTAGCAGCCCCTCACTCACGGGAGTCCCCCCACCCTCGCAGTGGTATCAGTGAAGTTATTATGAGTGTCCTGCTGGGTAGGGGGCAGCAGAGGGACTGCCTGAGCACTGCCCCTGCCACTCACACAGGATGCCCCCTGCTTCCCTTCCACGACAAGCAGGCAGCtgttggggcgggggggtggggggtgggggtgggggggtggaggggtgtgGGAGggtagggttggggtggggggagggagcagATCAGAGGAGCTTAGCTTAGATAGAGCCAGAAGCTTCCCCATTCTACCTGGGGCTCTGGGGCAGCCCCCCACCAGCTTCCTGGGCATCTGTTTCCCACAGTGTAATATGGAGGTGAAAAAGTGGGTGTTGTGGGCATAGCTGTAGGCAAGTGTGCTGCCTGGCACCTCCTGGGAGCTCAGGTTTTTGGAGCTGGGAAGGCTATCAGCATGGTTCCCTGAGCCCTCTGACCCCTCCTCTCCCAGAACCAAAGCCTGTCCCTCAGGCTGACCTGGATTCATGGAGGGCTGTTCTCTGCTCCCGTGCAGGACACAGAGGGCCAGTTGGACTAGGATGAAGGACGGGGCTTCTGGGAGCTGTGGGTTCCCCTCCCCCTGCGGCTCTTCATGGGTTCCCAGAGTCAGGCCCACCCTGCCTTCAGTGCCTCTCACAGGCACCATGTGCCTGCTAAGAGGCCAAGGCTCTCAGACCATGTGCagacttttcatttattcattcattcattgacttATAGCCAGATGCCCTGGTAAGGCTGGGGCTCCTGAACTTACAGTCACACAGTGCGAGCTGAAGTCAAGGCTGTTTGTTCCCGCACACCTGCAGCTTCCAGAGCATCTTACtctgccctccccctgccccccacccccccagggtCCCAGTGCTTGGAGCtcagtgaatgaaagaatgaatgaatgaagagggcTGAGTGAGTTGAAAGGGACCCTGGGATCCCCGAAGGCTGATCTTAGCCCTAGAAATGGGGGAGAGGAGGTCCAGGTGACCTTCCAGGCTGTGGCCATGGGGCCACAGCCCTGTGCTGAGCGTCCTGTCCTTTACCTGTCCCCACCCTGCATCCAGCAGCCTGTGCCAAGTGACAGGGACGCAGCAATGAGCAAACCACCCAGATGCCCTGATGTGCAACGCATGATTTGGAAAAGGGAAGACCACTTGCTCAGGGGTGAGTGAGTGGGTGGGGTCAGCTGGGTGCTGGGGACAGTGGACACAGGCAGAAAGAGCATCCTCAGGAGACATATGGTCTGTCCCTCAGTTCCCTGGCCTGGAGTATGGAGCCCAGGGGGTACTGGGGCTCCAGAGCCAGGCAGGGTGCTGGTGGCTGCCCCAGTCACTCCCACCCTTGGGCTCCATCCCAGTGCATATGGCCCTAATCCCACACCATGGAACCACAGTGAGGAGACACTGGTGCTCAGAGGAGCGAGAACTTTCCTGGGAGGTGCAGTGGGAGTCACCTGGCTGACACAGAGCCCTGCTCCAGGTGACCCTCGAAGGATGTCTGCAGAGGGAGGGGTCTCCATCGGGGACCTTTCCTGGTTTCATGCCCTGACAGAATTGTGAGCTCCAAAGGGGGATCCTGATGATGACCGAGATGTTTATTTGCCTGTGTCCAGAAAGACCTGGCCACCAGGCTTTGTATTTCCTCAGAGTCTAGCTGTTGCTGGACAGTCAGGACCCCTCTCAGTGTGGGCATCCCAGGGCCATTCTGGGGCACAGACCAGTGGCTTTGGGGGCCTGGTTTGGAGCCAACATTTCAAGCAAGTCAGACTTAGAATCTGGGCTTCTGTGAAGAAATTTCCAATCATGAAATGTgtcatttcaaaaaatatatgtgtCAGTTAAGTGTGCACTGAGCCTGGACCACATGGGATAGGGTTGTTCTAATAAACACGAATAAGCCAGTTTTCACATTAAAGCAATAACAGTTTCAAGTAGAAATGTGGTGCTTTTAAAAGAGGTTAATTAATAAACAGCAGGTAATTGTTCATGGCACATGGTGGCAGAGGGTAATTTTCATTTTAGAGGAGAGAAGGGCCAAATGCCCCCCCCACAACTCAGATTTTTTTGTGTAATAATCACCTTGGCTTCACCTCCGCCTTTAATTTTTACAGCTGGAGCTGTTTATCATCGCTCCAACTTTcactaaaaaggaaaaactatcaCTTAAACAAAGCCATTGAAAACTCAGCATCATATGTGGATTTCTTAACATAAATAAATCATACAAACCAAGATTTATGTTCTCCCAATGATGTCATTCGCTGAAGGCTGCCTTCCCAATCAAATCAGCGGTTAGTGACTCtccttttgtgtgtatgttttttgcAAAATAAGAAAAGCAGCGCTGGCATCCTGGCTGCTCTCTTTCTCTGCTCCGCCCAGGACATCAGAAAGGTCTCCCTGCATCAGCACAACTGGGTCTAAACGGTGATCACGGATTCAACACCACAGATGGCATTTCAAGCCTTTGTTTTTGAAACGCAGGTTCTAAGTCGAAAGACTGTTAAGGCTTCCTGAAGGATTTGCTCAGACCCCAGCAGAAGCTGGGGGCCCTGGGGGTCTCTCGGAGCCTAGGATGAGTTTGGCTGCAGGGTCATCACGTTGAAATGAGCGAGGACCGCAACAGTCACCCGTGATGGGGAGATGAGATGTGGTTGCTCGGTATAGTGGAGGAGTGTCAGTCACAGCAAGGAACGAAGCCGTGATGTGGACCACAGTGTGCATGAAGTCGGCGAATGAAGCCAGTCAGAGCAGGTCATGTACCATTCCATTCCACCTACATGACATGTCCAGGAtgggcaaatccacagagacagaaaagaagcaAGTGGTTGCCAGGGTAGGGGAGAGGACGTGGCAGGTGACTGCTTCCTTGGCACAGGGTTTCCTCCTgggaagatgaaaatgttctggaaacaGATgcccactttatttatttactaaagtcttccctgtttgtttgtttttattgctgcaccgggtcttagttgcagcacatgggatcttcattgcagtgtgcaggatctttagttgcagcatgcaaagtcttcgttgcagcatgtaggatctagggatcaaatccgggtcctCTGtgttgggagagcagagtcttagctactggaccaccaggaacatCCCAGACAACCCACTTAAAAATGGAGACTGTCGTGCTATgttaattgtatctcaataaatctgttatttaaaaatcactactgagaacatatgttttaaaagctgtatgttcattttaaagttttttccgTTTTGAAATGATCACACAGATGGGTCAGTGTGTAAGACTGCATGTGCACACCTGGAGTGTATAACATGAGCACTGACCTCAGCTCCTGGGTGAATGAAGCATGAGCTTGTGATAATTTTTCTTCAAAGTTCTCTGTATAGCCCCTTCCCCTAATTGCATCCCCTTCAACCAGCCCAGAGGTAACGACCCCACAGATATTTGTGTTAACTATCTCCTTGActtgttttccagttttatcACCCAAGACAGATCCCTGAAAATGGGAGACCAGCCACAGAAgcttaatttcagttcagttcagtcgctcagttgtgtccaaccctttgtgacttcatggactgcagtacaccatgcctccctgtccatcaccaactcctggagcttgc is drawn from Bubalus kerabau isolate K-KA32 ecotype Philippines breed swamp buffalo chromosome 5, PCC_UOA_SB_1v2, whole genome shotgun sequence and contains these coding sequences:
- the LOC129653134 gene encoding uncharacterized protein LOC129653134; this encodes MSESRKPLGASRSSASPDAPEPSSPPGRRYRNRLPQSACRQSTPRFAKPSPPDLGPCPPPTPTPLVWKPNFSFGPAADVTPEEELRGDASPSLSFPTCATGPYVPAPLPGLMWDWRGERTWKTPDGAQFCPPFGARFAPPVPSDRDAAMSKPPRCPDVQRMIWKREDHLLRAGAVYHRSNFH